In Leptodesmis sichuanensis A121, the following are encoded in one genomic region:
- the grxD gene encoding Grx4 family monothiol glutaredoxin, producing the protein MTPETQERIENLINQNKIMVFMKGNKLMPQCGFSNNVVQILNVLGVPYETFDVLEDPEVRQGIKEYSSWPTIPQVYINGEFVGGSDIMIELYQKGELQQVVEVALAS; encoded by the coding sequence ATGACTCCAGAAACACAAGAGCGAATTGAGAACCTGATCAACCAAAATAAGATCATGGTCTTCATGAAGGGCAATAAATTAATGCCCCAATGTGGCTTCTCCAACAATGTCGTTCAGATCCTGAATGTTCTGGGTGTTCCCTACGAAACGTTCGATGTTCTGGAAGATCCTGAAGTTCGTCAGGGAATTAAGGAATACTCTAGCTGGCCAACCATTCCTCAGGTTTACATTAATGGTGAGTTTGTCGGTGGCTCCGATATCATGATCGAGCTGTATCAAAAAGGTGAACTCCAGCAAGTGGTTGAAGTTGCCCTTGCCTCTTAA
- a CDS encoding BolA family protein, translating to MVSSEQVEQAIKAQIPDAQVQVITPDGEHYEVTVVSSQFEGKGLVQQHQLVYRAIQQEMLSGAIHAMAVKTYTPQAWQAIS from the coding sequence ATGGTTAGTTCCGAGCAGGTTGAACAGGCTATTAAGGCTCAAATACCCGATGCTCAAGTGCAAGTCATCACTCCGGATGGAGAGCACTATGAAGTCACGGTTGTATCCTCCCAATTTGAAGGTAAGGGATTGGTACAACAGCACCAATTGGTTTATCGAGCTATTCAACAAGAGATGCTTTCCGGGGCCATTCATGCAATGGCCGTGAAAACCTACACTCCTCAGGCATGGCAGGCTATAAGTTGA
- a CDS encoding response regulator transcription factor, giving the protein MGVFCIQIIESNPHLRSLLGWHLQQAGYAVYQSADLHQAMDVFQQRQPTLVILDSELPDGNAIEFCRWLRQQQCLILMLSARSAEADIVEGLKAGADDYLTKPFGMQEFLARVEALTRRRIAMPPPVSLECGELKIDLVHRRVRFRGELIELTPQEFSLLYVLAQTGGMPLSRSELLRRAWPDEIDNPRTVDTHILSLRKKVETDPRQPSLIQTVRNVGYRLNLESLARSTPNPEYAHTRRKPLPQPTAPSQPPVQKMVAAERARS; this is encoded by the coding sequence GTGGGAGTTTTTTGTATTCAGATTATTGAGAGCAATCCCCATTTGCGATCGCTCCTGGGATGGCACCTCCAACAGGCCGGGTATGCGGTGTATCAATCTGCTGATCTGCACCAGGCGATGGATGTGTTTCAGCAGCGGCAACCTACGCTGGTGATTCTAGACTCTGAATTGCCGGATGGCAATGCGATCGAGTTTTGTCGATGGCTCCGGCAGCAACAGTGTCTGATTCTGATGTTGTCGGCCCGCAGTGCAGAGGCGGATATTGTCGAAGGGTTAAAGGCTGGGGCTGATGATTACTTAACCAAACCCTTTGGAATGCAGGAATTTTTGGCCCGCGTCGAGGCTCTCACCCGTCGCCGAATAGCAATGCCACCGCCAGTTTCTCTGGAGTGTGGGGAGTTGAAGATTGATCTGGTACATCGACGAGTTCGTTTTAGAGGCGAATTGATCGAACTAACGCCCCAGGAATTTAGTCTGCTTTATGTCTTAGCTCAAACAGGAGGGATGCCGCTGAGCCGCTCAGAGTTACTGCGAAGAGCTTGGCCAGATGAGATTGATAACCCCCGTACCGTTGATACTCATATTCTGTCCCTCCGCAAAAAAGTTGAGACAGATCCCCGACAGCCCAGCTTAATTCAGACTGTGCGGAATGTAGGGTATCGGCTGAATTTAGAAAGTTTGGCTCGATCAACTCCTAACCCTGAGTATGCTCACACCCGCAGAAAG
- a CDS encoding DUF6761 family protein yields MLQDTQTIRYYQRLTDNLVELWNRGYRFDDLRMYIDGYLAALRQSNSLEPYLIHRLEEEITRYLYDPSNLQNQESEPDYR; encoded by the coding sequence ATGCTGCAGGACACACAAACAATTCGCTACTATCAAAGGCTAACAGACAATCTCGTTGAGCTGTGGAACCGGGGTTATCGCTTTGATGACCTGCGGATGTATATTGACGGGTATTTAGCGGCCCTCCGCCAGTCTAATAGCCTGGAACCTTACTTAATTCACCGTTTAGAAGAGGAAATTACTCGTTACCTCTACGACCCCTCTAATCTACAAAATCAGGAATCCGAACCGGATTATCGGTAG